One Paracoccaceae bacterium genomic region harbors:
- a CDS encoding TonB-dependent receptor — protein MSISARAVARLLSTAACIGIAAPAAAQDAQPGTFLGRLILGAGQAKVAIDTPQAVTAVEQEDIDREQASNVGQMFRNVPGVQTAGSDRPLGFAFNIRGIGATEQTASESRIIVNVDGVPKFYEQYRLGSFFTEPELYKRVEVLRGPASATLYGSGAIGGAVNFETKDAGDFLVDGKKNALRLKFGLESNGNGRVFSGIYATAPTEGAEFLAALGYRESDEFRNGNGVAVAGSESSAPSALLKGTFRLGDNQTLRLSWQRFESDSNNAALAQTGGNTLSVFGRVKRDVSDDTISASWQATTDNPWLNPKVQLSYSDTAVSQWDAVDLAGNPQACSPVPSNLNVWCDVDYAYRTVSLKAENTANLSGNGWDAFLTFGVQASTQDRVAASEGPLNFHPEGTDRKIGVYAQADISIGDRLTIIPGARIDFARRTPGADIPGGIAVSDHASAVTLAALYRLTDDVSVFGSVARTERLPTLDELYSWSTTKAPAVGLEKETATNVELGLAWSRQDVFGPGDSLQLKATLFRNDIRNLITTTPNSAATFFGNTERGEFWGGEVEAGYEAERFFARLAYSNVRGRARGTSLINGTDYAYVPSTVPAENVALTLGYRIPDKGLEFGWRGTFVDRITTASRSTTTGNITSASYAPYDLHDFYVSWKPQAGALAGFDVQFAVENAFDQAYQNNLSLDPGRGRTFKVSLARALTW, from the coding sequence ATGTCCATCTCTGCCCGCGCTGTGGCGCGCCTGTTGTCAACCGCCGCCTGCATCGGCATCGCGGCGCCCGCCGCGGCGCAGGATGCCCAGCCCGGCACATTCCTGGGCCGCCTGATCCTTGGTGCCGGTCAGGCCAAGGTCGCCATCGACACCCCGCAGGCGGTGACGGCCGTCGAGCAGGAGGATATCGACCGCGAGCAGGCCTCGAACGTCGGGCAGATGTTCCGCAATGTGCCGGGCGTGCAGACCGCCGGGTCGGACCGGCCGCTGGGCTTTGCCTTCAACATCCGGGGAATCGGGGCCACCGAGCAGACCGCCAGCGAGTCCCGCATCATCGTCAACGTGGACGGGGTGCCGAAGTTCTATGAACAGTACCGGCTGGGTTCATTCTTTACCGAACCCGAGCTTTACAAGCGCGTCGAGGTGCTGCGCGGCCCGGCGTCGGCCACGCTGTACGGATCGGGGGCAATCGGCGGCGCGGTGAACTTCGAGACCAAGGATGCCGGCGACTTTCTGGTGGACGGCAAGAAGAACGCGCTGCGGCTGAAGTTCGGGCTGGAAAGCAACGGCAACGGCAGGGTGTTCTCGGGCATCTACGCCACGGCGCCGACCGAAGGGGCCGAGTTTCTGGCGGCGCTGGGCTATCGCGAGTCGGACGAGTTCAGGAACGGCAACGGCGTCGCGGTCGCGGGCAGCGAATCGAGCGCACCCAGCGCGCTGCTGAAAGGCACCTTCCGGCTGGGCGACAACCAGACGCTGCGCCTTTCGTGGCAGCGATTCGAAAGCGACAGCAACAATGCGGCGCTGGCACAGACAGGCGGCAACACGCTGTCGGTGTTCGGAAGGGTCAAGCGCGACGTGTCGGACGACACCATCAGCGCAAGCTGGCAGGCCACAACCGACAATCCCTGGCTGAACCCGAAAGTCCAGCTGTCCTATTCCGACACCGCCGTCAGCCAGTGGGATGCGGTCGACCTGGCCGGCAACCCGCAGGCCTGTTCGCCGGTGCCGTCGAACCTGAACGTCTGGTGCGACGTGGACTATGCCTATCGCACGGTCTCGCTGAAGGCGGAGAACACGGCGAACCTGTCGGGCAATGGCTGGGACGCGTTCCTGACCTTCGGGGTGCAGGCCAGCACGCAGGACCGCGTGGCGGCGTCGGAAGGGCCGCTGAACTTCCATCCCGAGGGCACGGATCGCAAGATCGGCGTCTATGCCCAGGCCGACATCTCGATCGGCGACCGGCTGACGATCATTCCGGGTGCGCGCATCGACTTTGCGCGCCGGACCCCCGGCGCGGATATTCCGGGCGGCATCGCGGTCAGCGATCATGCCAGTGCGGTGACGCTGGCGGCGCTTTACAGGCTGACCGACGACGTCTCGGTCTTCGGGTCGGTGGCCCGCACCGAACGGCTGCCCACGCTGGACGAGCTATATTCCTGGTCGACCACCAAGGCGCCGGCCGTGGGGCTGGAAAAGGAAACCGCGACGAATGTGGAGCTGGGTCTTGCCTGGTCGCGGCAGGACGTGTTCGGCCCCGGCGACAGCCTGCAACTGAAGGCCACGCTGTTCCGCAACGACATCAGGAACCTGATCACCACCACGCCGAACAGCGCCGCGACCTTCTTCGGCAACACCGAGCGCGGCGAGTTCTGGGGGGGCGAGGTCGAGGCCGGATACGAGGCCGAGCGGTTCTTTGCGCGGCTTGCCTATTCGAACGTCCGGGGCCGCGCCAGGGGCACCAGCCTGATCAACGGCACCGACTATGCCTATGTGCCCAGCACCGTGCCGGCCGAGAATGTCGCGCTGACGCTGGGCTATCGCATCCCGGACAAGGGGCTGGAGTTCGGATGGCGCGGCACCTTCGTGGACCGGATCACCACCGCCAGCCGCAGCACCACGACGGGCAACATCACCTCGGCCAGCTATGCGCCCTATGATCTGCACGACTTCTACGTGTCGTGGAAACCGCAGGCCGGGGCGCTGGCCGGGTTCGACGTGCAGTTCGCGGTCGAGAATGCGTTCGACCAGGCCTATCAGAACAACCTGTCGCTCGACCCCGGGCGCGGCCGCACGTTCAAGGTCAGCCTTGCAAGGGCACTGACATGGTAA
- a CDS encoding hemin-degrading factor, with amino-acid sequence MLLSPDLIDQISNARAQRGNLRERDLAAAIGLTEAHLVAAEVGQGAVRIAADPTRLMPLVAGLGDVMALTRNESCVHERRGSYLDFHAGDHAAMVLGPDIDLRIFPRHWVHAFAVTKDTKDGPRRSIQVFDAAGDAVHKVHLGAESDIAAFDRLALALALPGDTPFILTDRAPVDGPRANPDRADDLREAWSKMTDTHQFQTLVHRLKMNRLGAYRVAGEPFVRPLPADAVETALRQAAAQALPIMIFVGNRGCIQIHSGPVARLEPMGPWFNVLDPRFNLHLRADRIAEVLLVTKPTKRGPAISVEAFDAGGELILQIFGKRTEAATDTAAWDRLATGLAMAEVAR; translated from the coding sequence ATGCTGTTGTCCCCCGATCTGATCGACCAGATTTCCAATGCCCGCGCCCAGCGCGGCAACCTGCGCGAACGCGATCTTGCCGCCGCCATCGGCCTGACCGAGGCGCATCTGGTCGCCGCCGAGGTGGGGCAGGGCGCGGTGCGAATCGCCGCCGACCCCACCCGCCTGATGCCGCTGGTGGCCGGGCTGGGCGATGTCATGGCACTTACCCGCAACGAATCCTGCGTCCACGAACGGCGCGGCAGCTATCTCGATTTCCATGCGGGCGACCATGCCGCCATGGTGCTGGGCCCCGACATCGACCTGCGCATCTTTCCGCGCCACTGGGTCCATGCCTTTGCCGTGACGAAGGACACCAAGGACGGCCCGCGCCGCAGCATCCAGGTCTTCGACGCGGCGGGCGATGCCGTCCACAAGGTGCATCTGGGCGCCGAATCGGACATCGCCGCCTTCGACCGGCTGGCTCTGGCGCTGGCGCTGCCGGGTGACACGCCCTTCATCCTGACCGACCGCGCCCCGGTTGACGGGCCCCGTGCCAACCCCGACCGCGCCGACGACCTGCGCGAGGCCTGGTCCAAGATGACCGACACGCACCAGTTCCAGACGCTTGTCCACCGGCTCAAGATGAACCGGCTCGGCGCCTATCGCGTCGCGGGCGAACCCTTCGTGCGTCCGCTGCCTGCCGATGCGGTGGAAACCGCGCTGCGCCAGGCCGCGGCACAGGCGCTGCCCATCATGATCTTCGTCGGCAACCGGGGCTGCATCCAGATTCATTCCGGCCCCGTCGCGCGGCTGGAACCGATGGGCCCGTGGTTCAACGTCCTGGACCCCCGGTTCAACCTGCACCTGCGCGCCGACCGCATCGCCGAGGTCCTGCTGGTCACCAAGCCCACGAAACGCGGCCCCGCCATCTCGGTCGAGGCCTTCGATGCGGGCGGCGAACTGATCCTGCAGATCTTCGGCAAGCGGACCGAGGCCGCCACCGACACCGCCGCATGGGACCGTCTGGCCACAGGCCTGGCGATGGCCGAGGTGGCGCGATGA
- a CDS encoding ABC transporter substrate-binding protein, whose protein sequence is MTRPALSVASLHAGLTALLLLGLAVAARADEGPHRVVAAGGSAAEIVFALGAGDRLIARDTTSSHPPQVLDLPDVGYVRRLSPENIIALSPDLIIAEHDAGPPEAMDLLRGAGVPVALLPAAQDPAGLVAKIGTAAQALGLPDAGAALSAQVTARLAEARTAADALPMKPRVLFILSMQGGRLLVSGGDTAADAMIGLSGGQNAVTEFTGYKPLTDESAIAAAPDIILMMDRGGEHDASLAEVAAHPALALTPAGAGARVIRMDGLYLLGFGPRTGDALLDLTAQFRRLMPEGRG, encoded by the coding sequence ATGACCCGCCCGGCCCTGTCCGTCGCCAGCCTTCATGCCGGGCTGACCGCGCTGCTCCTGCTGGGGCTGGCCGTGGCGGCCCGCGCCGATGAAGGGCCGCACCGGGTAGTCGCGGCGGGCGGTTCGGCGGCCGAGATCGTCTTTGCCCTGGGCGCGGGCGACCGCCTGATCGCCCGCGACACCACCTCCAGCCATCCCCCGCAGGTGCTGGACCTGCCCGACGTCGGCTATGTGCGGCGGCTGTCGCCCGAAAACATCATCGCCCTGTCGCCCGACCTGATCATCGCCGAACACGACGCCGGCCCGCCCGAGGCGATGGACCTTCTGCGCGGCGCGGGCGTCCCCGTCGCGCTGCTGCCCGCCGCGCAGGACCCCGCCGGGCTCGTGGCCAAGATCGGCACGGCGGCGCAGGCCCTGGGTCTGCCCGACGCAGGCGCCGCCCTGTCGGCGCAGGTCACCGCGCGCCTGGCCGAGGCCCGGACCGCGGCCGATGCGCTGCCGATGAAACCCCGCGTCCTGTTCATCCTGTCGATGCAGGGCGGGCGGCTGCTGGTGTCGGGCGGCGACACCGCCGCCGATGCGATGATCGGCCTTTCGGGCGGCCAGAACGCGGTCACCGAATTCACCGGCTACAAGCCCCTGACGGACGAATCCGCCATCGCCGCCGCGCCCGACATCATCCTGATGATGGACCGTGGCGGCGAACACGACGCCAGCCTGGCCGAGGTTGCCGCGCATCCCGCCCTTGCCCTGACGCCCGCCGGGGCCGGGGCGCGGGTGATCCGGATGGATGGGCTTTACCTGCTGGGCTTCGGTCCGCGTACCGGCGATGCGCTTCTCGACCTGACCGCGCAGTTCCGCCGCCTGATGCCCGAGGGTCGCGGCTGA
- a CDS encoding iron ABC transporter permease: MAMATAVPLPGDRDAQARALALWLGIALLLAALASLSHGASGASLWSVAQALVSGEPIPDRDRIILWDIRLPRLLTGILVGASLAVGGAVMQGLFRNPLADPGLVGVGAGAGLGAVVAIVLGGLAPAWLAARAGYHLVPLAAFLGGWASTLVLYRVSTRAGRTSVATMLLAGIALGALAGALTGILVYLADDRQLRDLTFWGLGSLGGATWPRIAAAGPVMLLALCTAPFLARGLNGLALGEAAAHHIGLPVQRVKSVAILTVAGATGAAVAVSGGIGFVGIVVPHLLRLATGPDHRFLLVNAGLAGAILLLLADLIARNVIAPAELPIGIVTAVLGAPVFLWILLRRRGLVDL, translated from the coding sequence ATGGCCATGGCAACCGCCGTTCCGCTGCCCGGCGACCGCGACGCGCAGGCGCGCGCCCTCGCCTTGTGGCTGGGCATCGCGCTGCTGCTCGCCGCGCTGGCCAGCCTGTCGCATGGCGCCAGCGGCGCATCGCTGTGGTCGGTGGCGCAGGCGCTGGTCTCGGGCGAACCCATCCCGGACCGCGATCGCATCATCCTGTGGGACATCCGCCTGCCCAGGCTGCTGACCGGCATTCTGGTCGGGGCGTCGCTGGCGGTCGGCGGGGCGGTCATGCAGGGCCTGTTCCGCAATCCGCTGGCCGATCCGGGCCTGGTCGGCGTGGGTGCGGGCGCCGGTCTCGGGGCGGTGGTCGCCATCGTGCTGGGCGGTCTGGCCCCCGCCTGGCTGGCGGCCCGGGCGGGCTATCACCTTGTGCCGCTCGCCGCCTTCCTGGGCGGCTGGGCCTCGACCCTCGTCCTCTATCGCGTGTCCACCCGGGCGGGCCGCACCTCAGTCGCAACCATGCTGCTGGCCGGTATCGCGCTGGGCGCGCTGGCCGGGGCGCTGACCGGCATCCTGGTCTATCTGGCCGATGACCGTCAGCTGCGCGATCTCACGTTCTGGGGTCTCGGCAGCCTCGGCGGGGCCACCTGGCCCCGGATCGCGGCAGCGGGGCCGGTGATGCTGCTGGCGCTCTGCACCGCACCCTTCCTGGCGCGCGGCCTGAACGGGCTGGCCCTGGGCGAGGCGGCGGCGCATCACATCGGCCTGCCCGTGCAGCGCGTCAAGTCGGTGGCGATCCTGACCGTCGCGGGCGCGACCGGTGCCGCCGTCGCCGTATCGGGCGGCATCGGCTTTGTCGGCATCGTCGTGCCGCATCTGCTGCGGCTGGCCACCGGCCCCGACCATCGCTTCCTGCTGGTCAACGCGGGTCTGGCAGGGGCCATCCTTCTGCTGCTGGCCGATCTGATCGCGCGCAATGTCATTGCGCCCGCCGAACTGCCCATCGGCATCGTCACCGCCGTTCTGGGCGCCCCGGTGTTCCTGTGGATCCTGCTGCGCCGCCGGGGCCTGGTGGACCTGTGA
- a CDS encoding heme ABC transporter ATP-binding protein: MLTARELSVTLGSRAVLHGVDATARAGQVTAIVGPNGSGKTTLLRALTGDVPYRGTVSLNGQDCAGLAPWRLAALRAVLPQASALAFPFTVAEVVRLGLSSGLHAGRSDLVPRALEQVGMAAHAAHLYQRLSGGQQARVQLARVLVQVWEPVVAGEPRWLFLDEPVASLDVAHQIAVMRLMRRFADGGGGVVAVLHDLNLAAMVADRLWLVHDGRLAAEGAPAEVLTESALSRVWGCPLRPGTTPPGWFVLPQSAEA, translated from the coding sequence ATGCTGACAGCCCGCGAACTGTCCGTCACCCTGGGGTCCAGGGCCGTGCTGCACGGTGTCGACGCGACCGCCCGCGCCGGTCAGGTCACCGCCATCGTCGGCCCGAACGGATCGGGCAAGACCACGCTTCTGCGCGCGCTGACCGGTGATGTGCCGTACCGCGGCACCGTCTCGCTGAACGGGCAGGACTGCGCGGGCCTCGCACCCTGGCGCCTTGCCGCGCTGCGTGCCGTGCTGCCGCAGGCCTCGGCGCTGGCCTTCCCCTTTACCGTGGCCGAGGTGGTGCGCCTTGGTCTGTCCTCCGGCCTCCACGCCGGCCGGTCCGATCTGGTGCCCCGCGCGCTGGAACAGGTCGGCATGGCGGCCCATGCCGCCCATCTGTACCAGCGGCTGTCAGGCGGCCAGCAGGCCCGCGTCCAGCTTGCCCGCGTCCTGGTGCAGGTCTGGGAACCCGTTGTCGCCGGTGAACCGCGCTGGCTGTTCCTCGACGAACCGGTGGCCAGCCTCGATGTCGCCCATCAGATCGCGGTGATGCGCCTGATGCGCCGCTTCGCCGATGGCGGCGGCGGCGTGGTGGCCGTTCTGCACGACCTGAACCTTGCCGCCATGGTGGCCGATCGCCTGTGGCTTGTGCATGACGGCCGGCTGGCCGCCGAAGGTGCCCCGGCCGAGGTGCTGACGGAATCTGCGCTGTCCCGGGTCTGGGGCTGCCCCCTTCGCCCGGGCACGACGCCCCCCGGCTGGTTCGTCCTTCCGCAATCGGCCGAGGCCTGA
- the gltB gene encoding glutamate synthase large subunit, with amino-acid sequence MTKHDEAWVAAEEAKRAWLDGNGLYRAEDEHSSCGVGLVVAISGKPSRKVVENGIAALKAVWHRGAVDADGKTGDGAGIHVQIPVKFFYDVIRRTGHEPDMGKLIAVGQVFLPRTDFGAQERCRTIVETEVLRMGHYIYGWRHVPVDVSVLGEKANATRPEIEQILIRCDKDIDQEAFERELYIIRRRIEKAALAAHIQGMYLCSLSCRSIIYKGMMLAEQVAVFYPDLMDERFESAFAIYHQRYSTNTFPQWWLAQPFRMLAHNGEINTLKGNVNWMKSHEIRMAHNAFGEAAEDIKPIIPSGTSDSGALDAVFEVLVRSGRSAPMAKTMLVPEAWSKSTIELPKAWQDMYAYCNAVMEPWDGPAALAMTDGRWVCGGLDRNGLRPMRYVITGDGLLIAGSEAGMVPVDETTVREKGALGPGQMIAVDMANGKLYHDAQMKNKLAAAQPYGEWIDKVVDLNALLRDVPEKALFSGADLRRRQIAAGYSVEELEQVLTPMAEDGKELVASMGDDTPAAVLSKQYRPLSHFFRQNFSQVTNPPIDSLRESRVMSLKTRFGNLKNVLDENSSQTEILVLESPFIANAEFEVMVQQFGAQVAFIDCTFPATEGLDDLRQGLERIRAEAEDAVRSGASHLVLTDEHQGPEKVPMPMILATSAVHSWLTRKGLRTFCSVNVRSAECIDPHYFAVLIGCGATTVNAYLAQDSIADRISRGLLDGSLTDAMRRYRDAIDAGLLKIMSKMGISVISSYRGGLNFEAVGLSRAMVAEYFPGMHSRISGIGLHGIEQKLEEVHARGWLGGQDVLPIGGFYKARRSGEKHAWEAQTMHMLQTACDRASYDIWKQYSAAMRANPPIHLRDLLDIKPLGKAVPIEEVESITSIRKRFVTPGMSLGALSPEAHKTLNVAMNRIGAKSDSGEGGEDPAHFTPEPNGDNPSAKIKQVASGRFGVTAEYLNACEELEIKVAQGAKPGEGGQLPGMKVTALIARLRHSTPGVTLISPPPHHDIYSIEDLAQLIYDLKQINPRAKVTVKLVSASGVGTIAAGVAKAKADVILISGHNGGTGASPATSIKYAGLPWEMGLTEAHQVLAMNNLRERVTLRTDGGLRTGRDIVMAAMMGAEEYGIGTAALIAMGCIMVRQCQSNTCPVGVCTQDERLRAKFTGNADKVVNLITFYAQEVREILSQIGARSMDEIIGRADLLTQVSRGAAHLDDLDLNPMLITVDGSQKITYDRSKPRNAVPDTLDAEIIRDGARFFEDGEKMQLSYAVRNTHRTIGTRASSHIVRKFGMRNALQHDHLTVKLAGSCGQSLGAFAVRGLKLEVMGDANDYVGKGLSGGMIVVRQPMSSPLEASENTIIGNTVLYGATDGYLFAAGRAGERFAVRNSGAKVVVEGCGSNGCEYMTGGVAVILGRIGANFGAGMTGGMAYVHDPKGVAEDVMNLDSILTCAVSHPHWEAQLRGLIERHAAETDSRLARRILENWAEERRNFIQVCPKEMVSRLPQPLSDEPARVPAE; translated from the coding sequence ATGACGAAACATGATGAAGCCTGGGTTGCGGCGGAAGAGGCCAAGCGCGCCTGGCTGGACGGGAACGGGCTGTACCGGGCGGAGGATGAACATTCGTCCTGCGGGGTGGGCCTGGTCGTGGCGATTTCGGGCAAGCCGAGCCGCAAGGTGGTCGAGAACGGGATCGCCGCGCTGAAGGCGGTGTGGCACCGGGGGGCGGTGGATGCCGACGGCAAGACCGGCGACGGCGCGGGCATCCATGTGCAGATTCCGGTGAAGTTCTTCTATGACGTGATCCGCCGCACCGGGCACGAGCCCGACATGGGCAAGCTGATCGCCGTGGGGCAGGTGTTCCTGCCGCGCACCGATTTCGGCGCGCAGGAGCGGTGCCGGACCATCGTGGAGACCGAAGTCCTGCGGATGGGGCACTACATCTATGGCTGGCGGCATGTGCCGGTGGATGTGTCGGTGCTGGGCGAGAAGGCCAACGCGACCCGGCCCGAGATCGAGCAGATCCTGATCCGCTGCGACAAGGACATCGACCAGGAGGCGTTCGAGCGCGAACTCTACATCATCCGGCGGCGGATCGAGAAGGCGGCGCTGGCGGCGCATATCCAGGGGATGTACCTGTGCAGCCTGTCGTGCCGCAGCATCATCTACAAGGGCATGATGCTGGCCGAGCAGGTGGCGGTGTTCTATCCCGACCTGATGGACGAGCGGTTCGAATCCGCCTTTGCGATCTATCACCAGCGGTATTCGACCAACACCTTCCCGCAGTGGTGGCTGGCGCAGCCGTTCCGGATGCTGGCCCACAACGGCGAGATCAATACGCTGAAGGGTAACGTCAACTGGATGAAATCGCACGAGATTCGCATGGCGCACAATGCGTTTGGCGAAGCGGCCGAGGACATCAAGCCGATCATCCCGTCGGGCACCTCGGACAGCGGGGCGCTGGATGCGGTGTTCGAGGTGCTGGTGCGGTCGGGGCGTTCTGCGCCGATGGCCAAGACCATGCTGGTGCCCGAGGCCTGGTCGAAGTCGACCATCGAGCTGCCGAAGGCGTGGCAGGACATGTATGCCTATTGCAACGCGGTGATGGAGCCCTGGGACGGGCCCGCCGCGCTGGCGATGACCGATGGCCGCTGGGTCTGCGGGGGCCTTGACCGCAACGGCCTGCGGCCGATGCGCTATGTCATCACCGGCGACGGGCTGCTGATCGCGGGGTCCGAGGCCGGGATGGTGCCGGTGGACGAAACCACGGTGCGCGAGAAGGGCGCGCTGGGACCGGGACAGATGATCGCCGTCGATATGGCGAACGGCAAGCTGTACCACGACGCGCAGATGAAGAACAAACTCGCCGCCGCCCAGCCCTATGGCGAGTGGATCGACAAGGTGGTCGACCTGAACGCGCTGCTGCGGGACGTCCCGGAAAAGGCGCTGTTCAGCGGGGCCGACCTGCGGCGGCGCCAGATCGCGGCGGGCTATTCGGTCGAGGAGCTGGAGCAGGTCCTGACGCCGATGGCCGAGGACGGCAAGGAGCTGGTGGCATCCATGGGCGACGACACGCCCGCCGCCGTGCTGTCGAAGCAGTATCGCCCGCTGTCGCATTTCTTCCGGCAGAACTTCAGCCAGGTGACCAATCCGCCCATCGATTCCCTGCGCGAAAGCCGGGTGATGAGCCTGAAGACCCGGTTCGGCAACCTGAAGAACGTGCTGGACGAAAACTCCAGTCAGACCGAGATCCTGGTGCTGGAAAGCCCGTTCATCGCCAATGCCGAATTCGAGGTGATGGTGCAGCAGTTCGGTGCGCAGGTCGCATTCATCGACTGCACCTTCCCGGCGACCGAGGGACTGGACGACCTGCGGCAGGGGCTGGAACGCATCCGGGCCGAGGCCGAGGATGCGGTGCGGTCGGGCGCCAGCCATCTTGTGCTGACGGACGAGCACCAGGGCCCCGAGAAGGTGCCGATGCCGATGATCCTGGCCACCAGTGCGGTGCACAGCTGGCTGACCCGCAAGGGGCTGCGGACCTTCTGTTCGGTGAACGTGCGGTCGGCGGAATGCATCGACCCGCATTACTTTGCGGTGCTGATCGGCTGCGGGGCCACCACGGTGAACGCCTACCTTGCGCAGGATTCGATTGCGGACCGGATTTCGCGGGGGCTGCTGGATGGCAGCCTGACCGACGCGATGCGGCGCTATCGCGATGCCATTGATGCTGGCCTGCTGAAGATCATGTCGAAGATGGGGATCTCGGTGATCTCGAGCTATCGCGGGGGCCTGAACTTTGAGGCGGTCGGTCTGAGCCGGGCCATGGTGGCCGAATACTTCCCCGGGATGCACAGCCGGATCAGCGGGATCGGCCTGCACGGGATCGAGCAGAAACTGGAGGAAGTGCACGCCAGGGGCTGGCTGGGCGGGCAGGACGTGCTGCCCATCGGCGGCTTCTACAAGGCGCGGCGGTCGGGCGAGAAACACGCCTGGGAGGCGCAGACGATGCACATGCTGCAGACCGCCTGCGACCGGGCCAGCTATGACATCTGGAAGCAGTATTCGGCGGCGATGCGGGCAAACCCGCCGATCCACCTGCGCGACCTTCTGGACATCAAGCCGCTGGGCAAGGCCGTGCCAATCGAGGAGGTGGAATCGATCACATCGATCCGCAAGCGGTTCGTCACGCCGGGCATGTCGCTGGGCGCGCTGAGCCCCGAGGCACACAAGACGCTGAACGTGGCGATGAACCGGATCGGGGCCAAGTCGGACAGTGGCGAGGGCGGCGAGGATCCGGCGCATTTCACGCCGGAACCGAATGGCGACAACCCCAGCGCCAAGATCAAGCAGGTGGCATCCGGGCGCTTTGGCGTGACGGCCGAATACCTGAACGCCTGCGAGGAGCTGGAGATCAAGGTGGCGCAGGGCGCCAAGCCCGGCGAGGGTGGGCAGCTGCCCGGCATGAAGGTGACGGCGCTGATCGCGCGGCTGCGCCATTCGACGCCGGGGGTGACGCTGATCAGCCCGCCGCCGCACCACGATATCTACAGTATCGAGGACCTTGCGCAGCTGATCTACGACCTGAAGCAGATCAACCCGCGCGCCAAGGTGACGGTGAAGCTGGTGTCGGCAAGCGGCGTGGGCACCATCGCGGCGGGCGTCGCCAAGGCGAAGGCCGACGTGATCCTGATTTCCGGCCACAACGGCGGCACCGGGGCCAGCCCGGCGACCAGCATCAAGTATGCCGGCCTGCCCTGGGAAATGGGCCTGACCGAGGCGCATCAGGTTCTGGCGATGAACAACCTGCGCGAGCGGGTCACGCTGCGCACCGACGGCGGGCTGCGGACCGGCCGCGACATCGTCATGGCGGCGATGATGGGGGCCGAGGAATACGGCATCGGCACCGCCGCGCTGATTGCCATGGGCTGCATCATGGTGCGGCAGTGCCAGTCGAACACCTGCCCGGTGGGCGTCTGCACACAGGACGAACGCCTGCGTGCCAAGTTCACCGGCAATGCGGACAAGGTGGTGAACCTGATCACCTTCTACGCGCAGGAGGTGCGGGAGATCCTGAGCCAGATCGGCGCGCGGTCGATGGACGAGATCATCGGGCGGGCCGACCTGCTGACACAGGTGTCGCGCGGTGCGGCGCATCTGGACGACCTGGACCTGAACCCGATGCTGATCACCGTGGATGGCAGCCAGAAGATCACCTATGACCGGTCGAAGCCGCGCAACGCGGTGCCCGACACGCTGGATGCCGAGATCATCCGCGACGGCGCGCGGTTCTTCGAGGATGGCGAGAAGATGCAGCTGTCCTATGCCGTGCGGAACACCCACCGCACCATCGGCACGCGGGCGTCGAGCCATATCGTCCGCAAGTTCGGGATGCGCAACGCGCTGCAGCATGACCACCTGACGGTGAAGCTGGCCGGTTCCTGCGGGCAGTCGCTGGGGGCCTTTGCGGTGCGTGGCCTGAAGCTCGAGGTGATGGGCGATGCCAACGACTATGTGGGCAAGGGCCTGTCGGGCGGAATGATCGTGGTGCGGCAGCCCATGTCGAGCCCGCTGGAGGCGAGCGAGAACACGATCATCGGCAACACCGTGCTTTACGGGGCGACCGATGGCTACCTGTTCGCGGCGGGCCGGGCGGGCGAACGGTTCGCGGTGCGCAACAGCGGCGCCAAGGTGGTGGTGGAAGGCTGCGGGTCTAACGGCTGCGAATACATGACCGGCGGTGTCGCGGTGATCCTGGGACGGATCGGCGCGAACTTCGGTGCGGGCATGACCGGGGGCATGGCCTATGTCCATGATCCGAAGGGTGTGGCCGAGGATGTGATGAACCTCGATTCCATCCTGACCTGCGCGGTGAGCCATCCGCATTGGGAGGCGCAGCTGAGGGGCCTGATCGAACGGCACGCCGCCGAGACGGACAGCAGGCTGGCCCGCCGGATCCTGGAGAACTGGGCCGAGGAACGGCGCAACTTCATCCAGGTCTGCCCGAAGGAGATGGTCAGCCGCCTGCCGCAGCCGCTGTCGGACGAACCGGCGCGCGTTCCGGCCGAGTGA
- a CDS encoding GFA family protein has product MCGAVRFSARLTGRNFGACHCRMCRRWTGSALLGITVPEGHVTWEGAEHVATRQTSGWAMRAWCRECGSGLWFRVTAEGPYAGNLELPIGIFDDADGLTMTNEIYIDHKPDSFAYAGTGRNVMTRQDCVDKFAVLDSE; this is encoded by the coding sequence CTGTGCGGGGCGGTGCGGTTTTCCGCGCGGCTGACCGGACGGAATTTCGGCGCCTGCCATTGCCGGATGTGCCGCCGCTGGACGGGATCGGCGCTGCTGGGGATCACCGTGCCCGAAGGCCATGTGACCTGGGAGGGCGCCGAGCATGTCGCCACGCGCCAGACCAGCGGCTGGGCGATGCGGGCATGGTGCCGCGAATGCGGATCGGGCCTGTGGTTCCGGGTGACGGCCGAGGGCCCCTATGCGGGCAACCTGGAACTGCCGATCGGCATCTTCGACGATGCGGACGGGCTGACCATGACCAACGAGATCTACATCGACCACAAGCCTGACAGCTTTGCCTATGCGGGCACGGGGCGCAACGTGATGACCCGGCAGGACTGCGTGGACAAGTTCGCCGTGCTGGACAGCGAATGA